In the genome of Polaribacter sp. MED152, one region contains:
- a CDS encoding sulfate adenylyltransferase subunit 1 — protein sequence MKVLKIATAGSVDDGKSTLIGRILYDTKSLTDDKLEAIEEKSKQRGFDYLDFSLATDGLVAEREQGITIDVAHIYFSTPSKSFIIADTPGHIEYTRNMVTGASTAQVSIVLIDARNGVVEQTYRHFFINNLLRIKNVVIAINKMDLVDYSEEKYNIIKGEIEYLSSKSEYKGQNLTFIPLSALKGDNVVDHSENMSWYKGSTLMHHLENLETHDINDESQTRFPVQTVIRPKTNEYHDFRGYAGKVYGGDLEIGEEITVLPSKTRSKIKSIHFFDKEYTKAKSGSSVTITLEDNVNVSRGDMLVKVAQEPTITKQLDATICWMDKDPLQASQKYYIKHGVNDGQAKVTYLSSIIKTDFSGIEENPSALELNQIGDIQLKLSKPLLVDSYKENKSNGSFILINPKTNNTVGVGFIK from the coding sequence ATGAAAGTATTAAAAATAGCAACAGCAGGTAGTGTGGATGATGGTAAAAGTACTTTAATAGGTAGAATTTTATACGACACAAAATCACTTACAGATGATAAATTAGAGGCTATAGAAGAAAAAAGCAAACAAAGAGGTTTTGATTATTTAGATTTTTCTTTGGCCACAGATGGTTTAGTTGCAGAACGTGAACAAGGTATTACCATAGATGTAGCTCATATTTACTTTTCAACACCTAGTAAAAGTTTCATTATTGCAGATACTCCAGGTCATATAGAATATACCAGAAATATGGTTACAGGTGCTTCTACAGCACAAGTTTCAATAGTTTTAATTGATGCAAGAAATGGAGTTGTAGAGCAAACTTACAGACACTTTTTTATCAATAATTTATTAAGAATTAAAAATGTGGTAATTGCCATAAATAAAATGGATTTGGTAGATTATTCTGAAGAGAAATACAATATCATTAAGGGAGAAATTGAATATTTATCTAGTAAAAGCGAGTATAAAGGTCAGAACTTAACATTTATTCCTTTATCAGCTTTAAAGGGTGATAATGTAGTAGATCACTCAGAAAATATGAGTTGGTACAAGGGTTCAACATTAATGCATCACTTAGAGAATTTAGAAACACACGATATAAATGATGAGTCTCAAACTCGTTTTCCAGTGCAGACAGTTATCAGACCTAAAACAAACGAATATCATGATTTTAGAGGTTATGCAGGTAAAGTTTATGGAGGCGATTTAGAAATAGGAGAAGAAATTACTGTATTGCCATCAAAAACAAGGTCTAAAATTAAAAGCATTCATTTTTTTGATAAAGAATATACCAAAGCTAAAAGTGGCAGTTCTGTAACTATTACATTAGAAGATAATGTAAATGTAAGTAGAGGAGATATGTTGGTTAAGGTTGCACAAGAACCAACCATTACCAAACAATTAGATGCTACTATTTGTTGGATGGATAAAGATCCACTGCAAGCCTCACAGAAATACTACATCAAACATGGTGTGAATGATGGGCAAGCCAAAGTAACATACTTGTCAAGCATCATAAAAACAGACTTTTCAGGAATTGAAGAAAATCCGTCAGCTTTAGAATTAAATCAAATTGGAGATATTCAATTAAAACTAAGCAAACCTTTGTTGGTAGACAGTTATAAAGAGAATAAATCTAATGGATCTTTTATTCTAATCAATCCAAAAACAAACAATACTGTTGGTGTTGGTTTTATAAAATAA
- the cysD gene encoding sulfate adenylyltransferase subunit CysD codes for MNQNTIQVDALESEAIYIFREVQAQFEKPVLLFSGGKDSITLVRLAQKAFYPAKIPFPLLHIDTGHNFPETIEFRDRLAKELGVELIVRNVQDNIDSGRVKEESGRYASRNMLQTETLLDAIEEFGFDACIGGARRDEEKARAKERIFSVRDDFGQWDEKNQRPEVFDMLNGRIDLGQNVRVFPISNWTELDVWSYIKQENIEIPSIYFAHKRKTFVRDGMIWSAADEVVYRDEEEEVVERMVRFRTVGDMSCTAAVLSEAVDISKVVEEIRDSSISERGARIDDKRSEAAMEKRKQQGYF; via the coding sequence ATGAATCAAAATACGATACAAGTAGACGCTTTAGAAAGTGAAGCCATATATATATTTAGAGAAGTACAAGCACAATTCGAAAAACCCGTGCTACTTTTTTCTGGAGGTAAAGACAGCATCACTTTAGTGCGTTTAGCGCAAAAAGCATTTTATCCAGCAAAAATTCCTTTTCCATTATTACATATAGATACAGGTCATAATTTTCCTGAAACGATTGAATTTAGAGATCGATTGGCAAAAGAATTAGGAGTAGAATTAATTGTTAGAAATGTGCAAGACAATATCGATTCTGGAAGAGTAAAAGAAGAATCAGGTAGGTATGCCAGCAGAAACATGTTGCAAACAGAAACGCTATTAGATGCCATAGAAGAATTTGGTTTTGATGCCTGTATTGGTGGTGCAAGAAGAGATGAAGAAAAAGCTAGGGCAAAAGAAAGAATTTTTTCTGTTAGAGATGATTTCGGACAATGGGATGAAAAAAATCAAAGACCAGAGGTTTTTGATATGTTAAATGGTAGAATTGATTTAGGCCAAAACGTACGTGTTTTTCCAATTTCTAACTGGACAGAGTTAGATGTTTGGTCTTACATAAAACAAGAAAATATCGAAATTCCATCTATCTATTTTGCTCATAAACGCAAAACTTTTGTAAGAGATGGCATGATTTGGTCTGCTGCAGATGAAGTAGTGTATAGAGATGAAGAGGAAGAGGTGGTAGAAAGAATGGTACGTTTTAGAACAGTTGGTGATATGAGTTGTACTGCAGCTGTTTTATCTGAAGCAGTAGATATTTCGAAGGTAGTAGAAGAAATTAGAGATTCCTCCATTTCTGAAAGAGGTGCAAGAATTGATGACAAGCGTTCAGAGGCTGCAATGGAAAAGAGAAAACAACAGGGATATTTTTAA
- a CDS encoding phosphoadenosine phosphosulfate reductase family protein has product MNLDLDNINKDLQDKSPAEIIAWAISIAEKPVITTNFRPYEVAILNAVTEVEKNIKVIWCDTGYNTVQTYKHAEEIIEKLNLNIQLYTPKQTTAHRNVVLGVPSIDDTKHALFTQQVKLEPFTRAMKEHQPDVWFTNLRKGQTAFRDSIDIVSVSKDGIVKVSPFYHWSDEELDAYLVEKNLPNEFTYFDPTKVESNRECGLHI; this is encoded by the coding sequence ATGAACCTAGATTTAGATAATATAAATAAAGATTTGCAAGACAAAAGTCCTGCTGAAATTATTGCTTGGGCTATTTCAATTGCAGAAAAACCAGTTATTACCACCAATTTTAGGCCTTATGAAGTGGCTATTTTAAATGCTGTAACTGAAGTAGAAAAAAATATAAAAGTCATTTGGTGTGACACTGGTTACAATACCGTTCAAACCTATAAACACGCTGAAGAAATTATAGAAAAATTGAACTTAAACATTCAGTTGTATACGCCTAAACAAACAACAGCTCATAGAAATGTTGTTTTAGGGGTGCCTTCAATAGACGATACAAAACATGCTTTATTTACTCAGCAGGTTAAACTTGAACCTTTTACTAGAGCTATGAAAGAGCATCAGCCAGATGTTTGGTTTACTAATCTCAGAAAAGGACAAACTGCTTTTAGAGATAGCATTGATATTGTTTCTGTAAGCAAAGATGGTATTGTAAAAGTGAGCCCATTTTACCATTGGTCAGATGAAGAATTAGATGCGTATTTAGTAGAAAAGAATTTACCTAATGAATTCACCTATTTCGACCCAACCAAAGTAGAAAGTAATAGAGAATGTGGTTTACATATATAA
- a CDS encoding DUF2061 domain-containing protein: MILDQVLLNKKSENKGFKEDKISEKPIRSVIKALSWRVVGTLDTLIVSYILTGKIALATSIASIDFITKLILYFFHERIWNTIKWGK, translated from the coding sequence ATGATTTTAGACCAAGTTTTACTTAATAAGAAATCAGAAAATAAAGGTTTTAAAGAAGATAAAATATCCGAAAAACCTATAAGAAGTGTTATAAAAGCTTTGAGTTGGAGAGTTGTTGGTACATTAGATACATTAATAGTTTCTTATATACTTACAGGTAAAATTGCGTTGGCAACTTCAATAGCATCCATTGATTTTATCACAAAACTTATACTCTATTTTTTTCATGAAAGAATTTGGAACACCATTAAATGGGGAAAATAA
- a CDS encoding acyloxyacyl hydrolase, with protein MNIKWQQIVLATLLIFSMNQGFSQEENTEKTKFTEFLAKSYYSINFGAIFYPFSNDNLIDGFETETFSKNRFSGRMLLGYKIKNNLSAQFGVIRPASWFKYDNVNNIGYDRSVWINAWSLSLKKDFNLTDKMSVYAEAGIANVTRIGFSINEQVIYEDAHFASFLYGFGLQYWLSNRWRLSANGTFMPKSDKYNQPSISQASLGFEYHLQQVDDKTAEEYANNEYFFPKNIFQVSYGTGALGFGMNEFFSMNVKVGNFESFGIPVFWLGDVKAQHAFSLTYQRLIYRSEKIFSLDWGVSATYFQSQQGKSDVFAFSIFPVLRFYLYRNKNYDFYTNYSIIGPAFISKQDIDGFETGPKITYQDTMGFGVFFGKERAYNFELRIMHYSNGNIFTRNAGVAIPIQFTLGKTF; from the coding sequence ATGAATATTAAATGGCAACAAATTGTATTAGCTACATTGTTGATTTTTTCAATGAATCAAGGATTTTCTCAAGAAGAAAATACAGAGAAAACCAAATTTACAGAGTTCTTAGCCAAATCATATTACAGCATCAATTTTGGAGCTATTTTTTATCCTTTTTCTAATGACAATTTAATAGACGGATTTGAAACTGAAACCTTTAGTAAAAACAGGTTTTCAGGTAGAATGTTATTGGGTTATAAAATAAAAAATAATTTATCTGCACAATTTGGAGTTATAAGACCAGCTTCTTGGTTCAAATACGATAATGTAAACAATATTGGTTATGATAGAAGTGTTTGGATTAATGCCTGGAGTTTATCTTTAAAAAAAGACTTTAACTTAACAGATAAAATGTCTGTTTATGCAGAGGCAGGTATTGCAAATGTTACAAGAATTGGTTTTTCTATTAATGAACAGGTGATTTACGAAGATGCACATTTTGCAAGTTTTCTCTACGGATTTGGTTTGCAGTATTGGTTGTCTAACAGATGGCGATTGTCTGCAAATGGTACATTTATGCCCAAGTCAGATAAATACAATCAACCTTCTATATCACAAGCATCGCTAGGCTTTGAATACCATTTACAGCAAGTAGATGATAAAACTGCAGAAGAATATGCGAACAACGAATATTTTTTTCCAAAAAATATCTTTCAGGTCAGTTATGGAACAGGAGCTTTAGGCTTTGGTATGAACGAGTTTTTTTCGATGAATGTTAAAGTCGGTAATTTCGAGAGTTTTGGAATTCCTGTTTTTTGGTTGGGTGATGTAAAAGCACAACATGCTTTTTCATTAACTTATCAAAGATTGATATATAGATCTGAAAAGATTTTTTCATTAGATTGGGGTGTAAGTGCAACTTATTTTCAATCTCAGCAAGGCAAATCAGATGTGTTTGCTTTCTCTATTTTTCCTGTACTTCGTTTTTATTTATATAGAAACAAAAACTATGATTTTTATACAAATTATTCAATTATTGGTCCAGCTTTTATATCTAAACAGGATATAGATGGTTTTGAAACAGGCCCAAAAATTACCTATCAAGATACCATGGGTTTTGGAGTTTTCTTCGGAAAAGAGAGAGCTTATAACTTCGAGTTAAGAATTATGCATTATTCAAATGGTAACATTTTTACTAGAAATGCCGGTGTTGCTATACCTATTCAGTTTACATTGGGTAAAACTTTTTAG
- a CDS encoding Rrf2 family transcriptional regulator — MLSKKTKYGIKALTYLAKQEHKMPIAIATISKSENISLKFLESILLTLRKNGLLGSKKGKGGGYYLLKKPDEILMTTIMRILEGPISMVPCVSLNFYEKCDDCPDENACAVHKLMIQVRDNTLQIFRNTTLADLTINASNQE; from the coding sequence ATGCTTTCTAAAAAAACAAAATACGGAATTAAAGCGCTTACTTATTTAGCAAAACAAGAGCATAAAATGCCTATTGCTATTGCTACAATTTCTAAAAGTGAAAATATTTCATTAAAGTTTCTAGAAAGTATTTTACTTACCCTTCGTAAAAACGGTTTGTTAGGTTCTAAAAAAGGAAAGGGAGGTGGATATTACCTGCTTAAAAAACCAGACGAAATTCTAATGACAACGATTATGAGAATTTTAGAGGGGCCAATTTCTATGGTGCCTTGTGTGAGTTTAAATTTCTATGAAAAGTGCGATGATTGTCCAGATGAAAATGCCTGTGCTGTGCATAAGTTAATGATTCAAGTTAGAGACAATACCCTTCAAATTTTTAGAAACACGACTTTAGCAGATTTAACCATTAATGCATCTAATCAAGAATAG
- a CDS encoding polysaccharide lyase family 7 protein: protein MKYVFKISLLSIVFFTFLSCSSSEPIDEVITQDQLTVSTLNTFSADQESQSLEITANLYWYTESDLNWLTISPRFGTNDGTVNITAASNPNFEERSGTIKVIGGNLTRNVTITQEAKVDNGGVLDPNKTPAQNFDLSTWKLNTPENNGSGFSKTISVSEINGGYEDDNYFYTGTDGGLVFKCPVEGFKTSANTSYTRVELREMLRGTDTSIPTQGVNKNNWVFGSSPTSDKNAAAGFDGEMNVTLAVNHVTTTGSSSHVGRVIIGQIHANDDEPVRLYYRKLPNNTLGAIYFAHEPRDGFGSEQWYDMIGSRSNSAANPTDGIPLDEKFSYQIKTVNNTLTVTISREGKPDVVETVDMSNSGFDQTGQYQYFKAGLYHVNNSGAATDYAQATFYQIEKSHTTN from the coding sequence ATGAAATATGTATTCAAAATAAGTCTTTTAAGTATTGTGTTTTTTACATTTTTATCTTGTAGTTCATCAGAACCAATAGATGAAGTTATTACACAAGATCAACTAACGGTTTCTACCTTAAATACATTTTCTGCAGATCAAGAATCACAATCATTAGAAATTACTGCCAATTTATATTGGTACACAGAAAGTGATTTAAATTGGCTTACAATCTCTCCTAGGTTTGGTACAAATGATGGTACAGTAAATATTACAGCAGCATCCAACCCAAACTTCGAAGAACGTTCAGGAACTATAAAAGTTATTGGTGGTAACTTAACTAGAAATGTTACAATAACTCAAGAAGCAAAGGTGGATAATGGAGGTGTTTTAGATCCTAACAAAACTCCAGCTCAAAATTTCGATTTATCTACTTGGAAGTTGAATACTCCAGAAAATAATGGAAGTGGTTTTTCTAAAACTATTTCTGTAAGTGAAATTAATGGCGGTTATGAAGATGATAATTATTTTTATACAGGTACTGATGGTGGTCTGGTTTTTAAATGTCCAGTAGAAGGTTTTAAAACTTCCGCTAATACAAGTTATACTAGAGTTGAATTGAGAGAAATGCTAAGAGGTACAGACACTAGCATTCCTACTCAAGGCGTAAATAAAAATAATTGGGTTTTTGGTTCATCACCAACTTCAGATAAAAATGCTGCAGCTGGTTTTGATGGAGAAATGAATGTAACTTTAGCTGTAAATCATGTTACAACAACAGGTAGTTCAAGTCATGTAGGTAGAGTAATTATAGGGCAAATTCATGCCAATGATGATGAACCTGTAAGATTATACTACAGAAAATTACCAAATAACACTTTAGGCGCTATTTATTTTGCTCATGAACCTAGAGATGGTTTTGGTAGCGAACAATGGTATGATATGATTGGTTCTAGAAGCAATTCAGCAGCCAACCCAACAGATGGTATCCCTTTAGATGAAAAATTTTCTTATCAAATTAAAACTGTTAATAATACACTTACAGTTACCATTTCTAGAGAAGGAAAACCAGATGTTGTAGAAACTGTAGATATGTCTAATAGTGGTTTTGATCAAACTGGTCAATACCAATATTTTAAGGCAGGTTTATATCATGTAAATAATTCAGGTGCTGCAACAGATTATGCTCAAGCTACATTTTATCAAATAGAAAAATCGCATACAACAAACTAG
- a CDS encoding PLP-dependent aspartate aminotransferase family protein — protein sequence MSNKKNFETEAIRNQTERSQFSEHSTPLYLTSSFVFDDAEEMRASFAEEKQRNLYSRFTNPNTSEFVNKIVAMEGAESGYAFATGMSAIFSTFAALLNAGDHIVSCRSVFGSTHSMFTKYLPKWNIETSYFKVNEVALVESLIQENTKILYVETPTNPAIDILDLELIGNIAKKHNLIYIVDNCFATPYIQQPIKFGADLVIHSATKLIDGQGRVLGGVTVGKEDLIREIYLFARNSGPAMSPFNAWVLSKSLETLAIRVEKHCENALKVAEFLENNIKVDLVKYPFLESHPQFKVAKQQMKLGGNIVAFEIKGGIEAGRKFLNKIKMCSLSANLGDTRTIVTHPSSTTHGRLSEEDRLEVGITNGLVRVSVGLENVVDIIEDLAQALED from the coding sequence ATGAGTAATAAGAAAAATTTTGAAACAGAGGCCATCAGAAATCAGACAGAAAGAAGTCAGTTTTCTGAACATTCTACACCCTTATATTTAACCTCAAGTTTTGTTTTTGATGATGCAGAAGAAATGCGTGCATCTTTTGCAGAAGAAAAACAGCGTAATTTATATAGCCGATTTACGAATCCGAATACAAGTGAATTTGTAAATAAAATTGTAGCTATGGAAGGTGCAGAAAGTGGGTATGCCTTTGCAACAGGTATGTCTGCCATCTTCTCTACATTTGCAGCCTTACTAAATGCTGGCGATCATATTGTATCTTGTAGATCTGTATTCGGCTCTACACATAGCATGTTTACCAAATACTTGCCAAAATGGAATATTGAAACCTCTTACTTTAAGGTTAATGAAGTAGCTTTGGTAGAGAGTTTAATTCAAGAAAATACTAAGATTTTGTATGTAGAAACTCCTACAAATCCTGCAATAGATATCTTAGATTTAGAATTGATAGGGAACATCGCTAAAAAACACAATCTAATTTATATTGTTGATAATTGTTTTGCTACACCATATATACAACAACCAATTAAATTTGGTGCAGATTTGGTTATACATTCGGCTACCAAATTAATTGATGGTCAAGGAAGAGTTTTGGGTGGAGTAACAGTTGGTAAAGAAGATTTGATTCGTGAAATCTATTTATTTGCCAGAAATTCTGGGCCAGCTATGTCACCATTTAATGCTTGGGTTTTATCAAAAAGTTTAGAAACTTTAGCTATTAGAGTAGAGAAACATTGTGAAAATGCTTTGAAGGTGGCCGAGTTTTTAGAGAATAATATTAAAGTTGATTTGGTAAAATATCCTTTTTTAGAATCTCATCCTCAGTTTAAAGTGGCTAAACAACAAATGAAATTAGGAGGTAATATTGTTGCTTTCGAAATTAAGGGCGGAATTGAAGCTGGTAGAAAATTCTTAAACAAAATAAAAATGTGTTCATTATCTGCAAATTTAGGAGATACTAGAACCATTGTGACGCATCCATCTTCTACAACACATGGGCGTTTGTCAGAAGAAGATCGATTAGAAGTTGGTATTACTAATGGATTAGTTCGAGTTTCTGTTGGTTTAGAAAATGTGGTTGATATCATAGAAGATTTAGCTCAAGCTTTAGAGGATTAA